A DNA window from Paraburkholderia sp. IMGN_8 contains the following coding sequences:
- a CDS encoding LysR family transcriptional regulator, producing MNFTHLAAFFSVVETGSVTAASERLHVSQPALTREIRELEERVGVPLFDRLPRGMQPTEAGRLLADYAAQIFSLADAAETAIGEFAGLTRGHLGLASSRTIGVYLLPPVLDEFRRLYPGITIDLAVSNTEHVEETVLAHERQLGLVEGPYDASVFDAAVIGRDELIAVAGASHPLTRKRRVSAAEVGIAELVMREPGSGTRMVIEDAYARHGYELSPKLSVASPEAIKRMLRLGNAVAWVSRQTVADELAAGVLVQLRVHDLKIERDLNMIWRKARALSPSASAFRTLADQMFEHVIV from the coding sequence ATGAACTTCACCCATCTCGCAGCGTTTTTTTCTGTCGTGGAGACCGGCAGCGTCACCGCCGCGTCGGAGCGGCTTCACGTTAGCCAGCCGGCGCTCACGCGCGAGATCCGCGAACTGGAGGAACGGGTCGGCGTGCCGTTGTTCGACCGGCTCCCGCGCGGCATGCAGCCTACCGAGGCAGGCCGTCTGCTTGCCGATTACGCCGCGCAGATTTTCTCGCTGGCGGACGCAGCCGAAACCGCGATCGGCGAGTTCGCGGGTTTGACGCGCGGGCACCTTGGGCTCGCCTCAAGCCGCACGATTGGCGTTTATCTGCTGCCTCCCGTTCTGGACGAGTTCCGGCGGTTATATCCAGGCATCACGATCGACCTCGCGGTGTCGAACACCGAACACGTCGAGGAGACGGTGCTGGCGCATGAGCGGCAGCTTGGGCTGGTCGAAGGACCGTACGACGCATCGGTGTTCGACGCGGCCGTCATTGGTCGTGACGAACTGATTGCGGTCGCCGGCGCCAGCCACCCGCTGACGCGTAAGCGCCGCGTCAGCGCAGCAGAGGTCGGCATTGCCGAACTCGTGATGCGCGAACCCGGGTCCGGCACACGCATGGTGATCGAGGACGCGTATGCCCGGCACGGCTATGAGCTGTCGCCGAAGCTGTCGGTGGCCAGCCCGGAGGCGATCAAACGGATGCTGCGCCTTGGCAATGCGGTCGCGTGGGTGTCGCGCCAAACGGTCGCCGACGAACTCGCCGCAGGCGTTCTGGTGCAGTTGCGGGTGCACGACCTGAAGATCGAGCGGGACCTGAACATGATCTGGCGCAAGGCGCGTGCGTTGAGCCCGAGCGCGAGCGCCTTTCGCACGCTCGCCGATCAGATGTTCGAACACGTGATCGTCTAG
- a CDS encoding cytochrome c has product MNLKLARIAAVWAVPVAVGAIAALTGSHYLPESIAGQAQRQAAVVPPVHFAPLDVSLPAGSTLFPPGEGAAIANANCVMCHSTGMVLRQPPLTAPEWKTEIMKMRNGFGAPIPLDQVDQLAHYLGLINGKKNETGPSGVDNQAS; this is encoded by the coding sequence ATGAACTTGAAGCTGGCTCGTATCGCGGCGGTCTGGGCCGTTCCTGTCGCCGTCGGTGCCATTGCCGCGCTGACCGGCAGTCACTACCTGCCTGAATCGATCGCCGGACAGGCGCAGCGGCAGGCCGCCGTGGTGCCTCCGGTGCATTTCGCCCCGCTCGACGTTTCTTTGCCGGCAGGCAGCACGCTCTTTCCACCCGGCGAAGGCGCAGCGATCGCGAACGCCAATTGCGTGATGTGTCATTCGACCGGAATGGTGCTGCGCCAGCCACCGCTGACCGCTCCCGAGTGGAAGACCGAGATCATGAAGATGCGCAACGGCTTTGGCGCACCGATTCCTCTCGATCAGGTCGACCAGCTTGCCCACTATCTTGGCCTTATCAACGGGAAGAAGAATGAAACGGGCCCCTCCGGTGTCGACAACCAGGCCAGCTGA
- a CDS encoding MFS transporter, with protein sequence MNPSAEGPASAITAREAETPHRLTALMTVFFATAVGVIVMNLFAAQPLTGAISRSLYLAPEFAGLVAMLPQLGYAAGLMLLVPLCDLLENRRLIVRTLVCCAGFLAIAMLTDSREVFLVAVFLAGAASSVIQMLVPMAASMAPESHRGRAVGNVMSGLMLGILLSRPAASVIAGSVGWRAFYGVAALIDALLAAVLYMKLPARQPSVTTRYPALLGSLWSLLRTERVLQRNAASAALVMGAFSAFWTAIGLRLVQAPFSFGMNGIALFALAGAAGAIVTPLAGRAGDRGAGRTALFAGHLTMLVALVAIGVAGAGWGGFSASAHPVLAVAMLVAGAGALDAGVVTDQTLGRRAINLMNPAARGRLNGLFVGVFFVGGALGAVLSGVAWALAGWSGVCAVGFAFTGLAVVLRLMKLADGSDV encoded by the coding sequence ATGAATCCATCCGCCGAAGGTCCCGCCAGCGCCATCACGGCGCGCGAGGCCGAGACCCCGCACAGACTCACCGCGCTGATGACTGTCTTCTTCGCGACGGCAGTCGGCGTGATTGTGATGAATCTGTTTGCCGCGCAACCGCTGACCGGGGCGATCAGCCGCAGTCTGTATCTCGCCCCTGAATTCGCGGGCCTCGTAGCTATGCTTCCGCAACTCGGCTACGCGGCCGGCCTGATGCTGCTGGTGCCATTGTGCGATCTACTGGAGAACCGCCGGTTGATCGTGCGCACACTGGTGTGCTGCGCTGGTTTTCTCGCGATCGCGATGCTCACCGATTCACGGGAAGTGTTTCTGGTCGCTGTGTTTCTGGCCGGTGCGGCATCCAGCGTGATCCAGATGCTGGTGCCGATGGCGGCTTCGATGGCACCGGAGAGTCACCGCGGACGTGCAGTCGGCAACGTGATGAGCGGTCTGATGCTCGGCATCCTGTTGTCGCGTCCGGCTGCGAGCGTCATTGCCGGGTCGGTCGGCTGGCGTGCTTTTTACGGCGTTGCGGCGCTGATAGACGCGCTACTCGCCGCTGTCCTCTACATGAAGCTGCCCGCGCGTCAGCCGTCCGTCACGACGCGCTATCCGGCGCTGCTGGGCTCGCTGTGGTCCCTGCTGCGCACCGAGCGCGTGTTGCAACGGAACGCCGCATCGGCTGCGTTGGTGATGGGCGCGTTCAGCGCGTTCTGGACCGCGATCGGCCTGCGGCTCGTGCAGGCCCCGTTCAGCTTCGGTATGAATGGCATCGCGCTGTTCGCGCTTGCCGGCGCGGCGGGTGCGATCGTGACGCCGCTCGCCGGTCGCGCAGGCGATCGTGGGGCCGGTCGCACGGCGCTGTTCGCCGGCCACCTGACGATGCTCGTCGCGCTTGTGGCAATCGGCGTGGCGGGTGCTGGCTGGGGAGGCTTTTCGGCGAGCGCCCATCCGGTCCTTGCGGTTGCGATGCTCGTCGCGGGAGCAGGCGCACTCGACGCCGGCGTCGTCACCGACCAGACACTCGGCCGGCGTGCGATCAACCTGATGAATCCTGCCGCGCGCGGAAGGCTGAACGGCCTGTTCGTCGGGGTGTTTTTCGTCGGCGGCGCGTTGGGTGCGGTGCTTTCGGGCGTTGCGTGGGCGTTGGCAGGCTGGAGCGGTGTCTGTGCAGTGGGATTCGCGTTCACCGGCCTCGCTGTTGTTCTCAGGCTGATGAAGCTGGCTGACGGTTCCGACGTCTGA
- a CDS encoding TetR/AcrR family transcriptional regulator codes for MGVSRQQAVENRRAIVAAAEKLFRERGVDAVGLAELMKAAGFTQGGFYNHFKSKDALVAAVMEKAMEDGGEAFVSIIENARSAGADPVRQNIQWYLSPEHRGNIDAGCPWSGFVGDARRLGDVARDSYAEGLAVNLERFAKVIEETEGIGEGSRRKAITLFSQMVGTLLLSRAVADIDPALADEILDEGRQHLLTAVDTQPGIQSRGHSRRR; via the coding sequence ATGGGTGTTTCCAGGCAGCAGGCGGTTGAAAACCGGCGCGCAATCGTGGCAGCCGCCGAGAAGCTGTTTCGCGAGCGCGGCGTCGACGCAGTCGGGCTCGCCGAGCTGATGAAGGCGGCGGGCTTTACGCAGGGCGGTTTCTACAACCACTTCAAATCAAAAGACGCGCTGGTCGCCGCCGTGATGGAAAAGGCCATGGAAGATGGTGGAGAAGCTTTTGTCTCCATAATCGAAAACGCCAGGTCGGCTGGTGCCGACCCGGTCAGGCAAAACATTCAGTGGTACCTGTCCCCCGAGCATCGCGGGAATATCGATGCGGGTTGCCCGTGGTCGGGTTTTGTAGGCGACGCCCGCCGGCTTGGTGATGTGGCGCGCGACTCTTACGCAGAAGGTCTCGCGGTGAACCTCGAGCGATTCGCCAAGGTCATCGAAGAGACGGAGGGGATCGGTGAAGGCAGCCGCAGGAAGGCGATCACTTTGTTCAGCCAGATGGTCGGTACGCTGCTGCTTTCGCGTGCTGTTGCAGACATTGACCCGGCGCTCGCCGATGAAATTCTTGACGAGGGCCGCCAGCATCTCCTCACCGCCGTCGACACGCAACCCGGAATTCAATCACGCGGACACTCGCGCCGACGGTAG
- a CDS encoding TDT family transporter, which translates to MSSQFGAREATSLQHFSDKIRQFTPNWFAMTMGNGIVSLVLAALPQSIPGQHALAVSLWCVDIVLYAVFTAMFAARWIFYPETIKPLLHHPLQSMFLGTLPMGLAPIINGIVLFAGPHFGASAYSLAYALWCCDALLAVVVAVGVPYLMFTEQSHAFERVTAVLLLPIVAPEVAASSAATLAPHLVERTAQLVVGAGYLLWAISVPLAFSVLTVVFFRLVIHKLPHRDLGPSGWLTLGPIGTGALGLLTLGQAAPGAFAGTTLASVAAIARDFGLIGSLILWGAGLWWFAVALLFTLRYRREGLPFNLGWWGFTFPLGVYTTATLSLYRVTGFEAFAVAGVLFAILLGGLWSVVLSRTLREVARGHLFYAPCLANAR; encoded by the coding sequence ATGTCCAGCCAGTTTGGTGCACGCGAGGCAACATCCTTGCAGCACTTCTCCGACAAGATTCGCCAGTTCACGCCGAACTGGTTCGCGATGACGATGGGCAACGGCATCGTGTCGCTCGTGCTCGCCGCGTTGCCCCAGAGCATTCCGGGCCAGCACGCACTCGCCGTTTCGTTGTGGTGCGTGGATATCGTGCTCTATGCGGTGTTCACGGCGATGTTCGCCGCGCGCTGGATCTTCTATCCAGAAACGATCAAACCCCTGCTGCATCACCCGCTTCAATCGATGTTCCTGGGCACCTTGCCTATGGGTCTCGCGCCGATCATCAACGGCATCGTGCTGTTCGCGGGACCGCATTTCGGCGCAAGTGCCTACTCGCTTGCGTATGCGTTGTGGTGCTGTGACGCACTGCTGGCCGTCGTTGTCGCGGTGGGCGTGCCGTACCTGATGTTCACCGAGCAAAGCCATGCCTTCGAGCGCGTTACAGCCGTGCTGCTGCTGCCGATTGTGGCGCCCGAAGTGGCGGCGTCAAGCGCCGCGACGCTTGCCCCGCACCTGGTCGAACGAACCGCGCAGCTCGTCGTCGGCGCAGGCTATCTGCTGTGGGCGATTTCGGTGCCGCTCGCCTTCTCGGTGCTGACCGTCGTCTTCTTCCGGCTGGTCATACATAAGCTACCGCATCGTGATCTGGGCCCATCCGGCTGGCTAACTCTCGGCCCGATCGGCACTGGCGCGTTGGGACTGCTTACGCTCGGCCAGGCTGCGCCCGGCGCATTCGCCGGCACTACACTCGCGAGCGTTGCCGCTATCGCACGCGACTTCGGCCTGATCGGCTCGCTGATCCTGTGGGGTGCGGGCCTGTGGTGGTTTGCGGTCGCGCTTCTCTTCACATTGCGCTACCGCCGCGAAGGCTTGCCGTTCAACCTCGGCTGGTGGGGCTTCACGTTCCCGCTCGGCGTCTACACTACGGCAACGCTGAGCCTGTATCGGGTGACCGGGTTCGAGGCGTTCGCCGTGGCCGGCGTGCTGTTCGCAATTCTGCTGGGCGGACTCTGGAGCGTCGTGCTGTCGCGGACGTTGCGGGAAGTGGCGCGCGGTCACCTGTTCTACGCACCTTGCCTTGCCAATGCGCGCTAG
- a CDS encoding ester cyclase codes for MTKTTPEQNKALVLEAFETLFNKRDYAAAERFWSDRYIQHSAHIAPGRDGLFGLVRALPDTARYENQLIVAEGDYVIAHGRFSGIGRPAAWIAADVVRFEDGKLAEHWDVLQDEATRAESASGLPMFGDRFPA; via the coding sequence ATGACGAAGACAACTCCTGAACAGAACAAGGCGCTCGTGCTGGAAGCATTCGAGACCCTGTTCAACAAGCGCGACTACGCTGCAGCCGAGCGCTTCTGGTCCGACCGCTACATTCAGCATAGCGCCCATATTGCGCCGGGACGCGACGGCCTGTTCGGGCTGGTTCGCGCGCTGCCTGACACCGCGCGCTACGAGAACCAGCTGATCGTGGCCGAGGGCGACTATGTCATTGCGCATGGGCGCTTCAGTGGGATCGGGAGGCCCGCAGCGTGGATTGCAGCCGACGTCGTCCGCTTTGAAGACGGCAAGCTTGCCGAGCACTGGGACGTCCTTCAGGACGAAGCGACCAGGGCCGAATCCGCGAGCGGCCTGCCGATGTTCGGCGACCGGTTCCCTGCCTGA
- a CDS encoding molybdopterin-dependent oxidoreductase gives MKNDERDIFQQRRRLLGGLGALGLAALTNPITGGAAQGNNIMLPFENGERPLTSAFPQKSNVILQRTRPPLIETPFEVFDQGVFTPNDRFYVRWHLANIPTSVDPAAFRLDIRGHVNRTVSLTLNDLVKKFPRFEIAAVNQCSGNSRGFFSPRVPGGQWANGAMGNARWTGVRLKDLLTHAGVGANAVQVRLNGLETGVIPQTPKFMKSLAIDHALDGEVMVAYAMNGEPLPLLNGYPLRLVVPGWYATYWIKMLHDIEVLDKPDDNFWTAKAYLVPDNHFANVHPGDKDFKQVPINTMLPRSFFTNLRSAGTVQRGQPMLVRGIAFGGLNALAKVQFSSDGGRNWTDAAMGRDYGRYSFRQWQTTVSFPQTGSRTLMVRAIDSTGQAQPDTPNWNGAGFMRNVIESVDINVV, from the coding sequence ATGAAGAACGATGAACGCGACATCTTCCAGCAGCGCCGCAGGCTGCTCGGTGGCCTCGGTGCGCTAGGGCTCGCGGCATTGACGAATCCCATAACGGGGGGGGCGGCACAAGGCAACAACATCATGCTGCCCTTCGAAAATGGTGAGCGCCCGCTCACGTCCGCGTTTCCGCAGAAGTCCAACGTCATACTGCAAAGAACGCGGCCGCCGTTAATTGAAACGCCGTTCGAGGTGTTCGACCAGGGCGTCTTTACGCCAAACGACCGCTTCTATGTGCGGTGGCACCTTGCGAACATTCCAACGTCCGTGGATCCGGCCGCGTTCAGGCTGGACATCCGGGGTCACGTGAACAGGACTGTCAGCCTGACGCTGAACGATCTTGTGAAAAAATTCCCGCGCTTCGAAATTGCCGCAGTCAATCAATGCTCGGGGAATTCCCGCGGCTTTTTTAGTCCCCGCGTGCCAGGCGGTCAATGGGCGAACGGTGCGATGGGCAACGCTCGATGGACGGGCGTGCGGCTGAAGGATTTGCTGACACATGCCGGTGTCGGCGCAAACGCGGTACAGGTACGCTTGAACGGCCTCGAAACCGGCGTAATTCCGCAGACGCCGAAATTCATGAAGTCGCTCGCGATCGACCACGCGCTCGACGGCGAAGTAATGGTCGCCTATGCGATGAACGGAGAGCCGCTGCCGCTGCTCAACGGCTATCCGTTGCGGCTTGTCGTGCCCGGCTGGTATGCAACCTATTGGATCAAGATGCTGCACGATATCGAGGTGCTGGACAAGCCCGACGATAACTTCTGGACCGCCAAGGCCTACCTCGTCCCCGATAACCATTTTGCCAACGTGCATCCCGGCGACAAGGACTTCAAGCAGGTGCCCATCAATACCATGCTGCCCCGGTCGTTCTTCACCAATCTGCGCTCTGCGGGCACGGTACAGCGCGGTCAGCCAATGCTCGTACGCGGCATTGCGTTCGGCGGTCTCAACGCGCTCGCGAAGGTGCAGTTTTCGTCCGACGGCGGCCGCAACTGGACCGATGCCGCGATGGGCCGCGATTACGGCCGCTACAGTTTCCGGCAGTGGCAGACGACGGTCAGCTTCCCGCAAACGGGCAGCCGGACACTGATGGTCCGCGCGATCGACTCGACCGGACAGGCGCAGCCGGATACACCGAACTGGAACGGCGCGGGCTTCATGCGCAACGTCATTGAATCCGTCGATATCAACGTAGTCTGA
- a CDS encoding isochorismatase family cysteine hydrolase: protein MHEHAPAQAAFESLSLTIPAIDFTDRAATALVVVDVQYSDAAPDRGWVKACETIEPGSMRYYLERLERTTIPAIRTLLDVFRSTGRPVIHLAIGSAYRDMRDCPVRFREWSRMLERSCGIEDLWWTGNPDYAFREEVAPLDGETVIRKTTQGAFNGSEIQNVLDRMGIKNLVFAGVVTSCCVETTARDAADRGFGCMLVSDACADCDPVMHDAALSNFGLYFGKIVPTADDLVRTLSGKGALS, encoded by the coding sequence ATGCACGAGCATGCACCCGCGCAGGCCGCGTTTGAAAGCCTGTCATTGACGATTCCGGCCATCGACTTCACGGACCGCGCGGCCACGGCGCTAGTCGTGGTCGACGTTCAGTACAGCGATGCTGCGCCCGATCGTGGCTGGGTCAAGGCATGCGAAACGATCGAGCCCGGCTCGATGCGTTACTACCTCGAAAGGCTCGAGCGCACGACCATCCCCGCCATTCGCACATTGCTCGATGTGTTCCGCTCTACAGGAAGACCGGTCATTCACCTGGCAATTGGTTCGGCGTACCGGGATATGCGCGATTGCCCGGTCAGGTTTCGCGAATGGTCGCGCATGCTGGAAAGGTCTTGCGGCATCGAGGACTTATGGTGGACGGGAAATCCGGATTACGCGTTCCGTGAGGAGGTCGCCCCCCTGGATGGAGAAACGGTGATTCGCAAGACAACGCAAGGCGCGTTTAACGGTAGCGAGATTCAGAACGTGCTGGATCGTATGGGGATCAAAAACCTGGTATTCGCCGGGGTTGTGACGAGTTGCTGCGTCGAGACGACAGCACGGGATGCTGCTGACCGGGGCTTCGGCTGCATGCTGGTTTCGGACGCATGTGCCGACTGCGATCCGGTCATGCATGACGCTGCGCTGTCGAACTTCGGGCTTTACTTCGGCAAGATTGTGCCCACTGCGGATGACCTCGTCAGGACGTTGTCCGGGAAGGGCGCATTGAGTTGA
- a CDS encoding cation-translocating P-type ATPase, with protein MQSNLPDSALLDVRGMWCTSCANALESMLRRQPGVLAASVSFAAESASLQWDPLSTSLERVLQRVAKLGYACVPEGAGHDRRAHFARIRRDLMIRLVVAVFFSMWVMPAQWTLYVAPEGSLSPAAQFGLALFAGLATMPVIGYSALPFFRAAWRTLRARAPGMDVLVAAGASGSFVLSVWQLIRGESTVYFDSAAMIVVFLLAGRLLETTVRSQSADAVRSLLELPPETAHVIDASGAETQVLAKRVERGSAVRVCPGERVPLDGVITQGVSSLDRSLLTGETAFITVEPGDVVEAGALNGDGELVVLVERAWGERRVDLIAHSVRQMLARKTATQALAERFTRYLVPAICGLATLALLWNAAEGMAIAAALERAVAVLVITCPCALGMAVPLALTAGAGRAARAGVLFRDVEAIEKAGRIDLFCFDKTGTLTEGSPRLVQSQCADSVSTVDLFVDAAIAERGSEHPLARAIESLVPPSCRAAVDGATGTSRATPGAGVEWIGADGSRILAGSASFLGGLGVPVPDTAATHTTVHVARDGQWRGTLHFADAPRAGARRALATLRTTGAALAMLTGDEPAVGLRVAEAVGIDSGAVYAGQSPEEKARRIVAAQAAGTKVAFIGDGLNDAPALAAADLGIAVANATASSVAAASIVLVDGGIEKLNAALAIARRTARVMRQNLIAAAIYNLLAVPLALSGVVSPVMAAALMIASSLSVTLNSSRLAAGAMNRDGATADTFDTDTAHHRSTQDPDLQRPPAPMFNT; from the coding sequence ATGCAATCCAACCTTCCAGATAGTGCGCTGCTGGATGTGCGCGGCATGTGGTGCACCAGTTGCGCGAACGCATTGGAAAGCATGCTGCGGCGCCAGCCTGGCGTGCTCGCCGCCAGCGTCAGTTTCGCGGCCGAGTCCGCCTCGCTGCAATGGGACCCGCTCTCGACGTCGCTTGAGCGCGTGCTGCAGCGCGTCGCCAAACTCGGATACGCGTGCGTCCCCGAAGGCGCGGGGCACGACCGGCGCGCGCATTTCGCCAGAATCCGCCGTGACCTGATGATCCGGCTCGTGGTTGCCGTGTTCTTTTCGATGTGGGTAATGCCGGCGCAATGGACGCTGTACGTTGCGCCCGAGGGCAGTCTTTCGCCGGCTGCCCAATTTGGGCTGGCGCTGTTTGCGGGGCTCGCCACCATGCCGGTGATCGGCTACAGTGCGCTGCCGTTTTTTCGCGCGGCGTGGCGCACGCTGCGCGCTCGAGCGCCGGGCATGGACGTCCTCGTCGCGGCCGGGGCCAGCGGGTCCTTCGTGCTTTCGGTATGGCAGTTGATACGGGGCGAGTCGACCGTCTATTTCGATTCCGCCGCAATGATCGTGGTCTTCCTGTTGGCCGGCAGGCTGCTCGAAACGACCGTGCGAAGCCAATCGGCCGACGCCGTACGCAGCCTGCTCGAATTACCGCCTGAAACCGCGCATGTGATCGATGCGTCCGGCGCCGAAACGCAAGTCCTTGCCAAGCGGGTGGAACGCGGCAGCGCGGTTCGGGTGTGCCCTGGCGAGCGCGTTCCGCTCGACGGCGTCATCACGCAAGGCGTGTCGTCGCTGGATCGCTCGCTGCTGACCGGCGAAACGGCGTTCATCACCGTCGAACCCGGCGACGTGGTCGAAGCCGGTGCGCTCAATGGAGACGGCGAACTGGTGGTGTTGGTCGAGCGCGCCTGGGGCGAGCGTCGCGTGGATCTGATCGCGCATAGCGTGCGGCAGATGCTCGCGCGCAAGACGGCGACCCAGGCACTCGCCGAACGGTTCACCCGCTACCTCGTGCCAGCCATCTGCGGGCTCGCGACGCTCGCCTTACTGTGGAACGCAGCCGAGGGTATGGCCATCGCCGCTGCACTCGAACGCGCCGTGGCGGTGCTCGTCATTACCTGCCCCTGTGCGCTCGGCATGGCCGTGCCGCTCGCGCTTACCGCTGGGGCGGGGCGAGCGGCGCGCGCGGGCGTGCTGTTCCGGGATGTCGAGGCGATCGAGAAGGCCGGTCGCATCGACCTCTTCTGTTTCGACAAGACCGGAACGCTGACCGAAGGCTCGCCCCGGCTCGTCCAGTCGCAATGTGCCGACAGCGTGAGCACAGTCGACCTGTTCGTCGACGCGGCGATCGCCGAGCGCGGCAGCGAGCATCCGCTCGCGAGGGCCATCGAATCATTGGTACCGCCGTCATGCCGTGCAGCCGTCGACGGCGCAACGGGAACGTCCCGTGCGACGCCCGGCGCGGGAGTCGAATGGATCGGCGCGGACGGCTCTCGCATTCTTGCCGGCAGCGCGTCCTTTCTCGGCGGGCTCGGCGTACCGGTTCCGGACACGGCAGCCACGCATACGACGGTTCATGTCGCGCGCGATGGGCAGTGGCGCGGCACGCTGCATTTCGCGGACGCGCCGCGTGCCGGTGCACGCCGCGCGCTGGCCACGTTGCGCACGACAGGCGCGGCGCTCGCGATGCTGACCGGCGACGAGCCGGCCGTCGGCTTGCGCGTCGCCGAGGCTGTCGGCATTGACTCCGGCGCCGTGTATGCGGGCCAGTCGCCGGAAGAGAAGGCCCGTCGCATCGTCGCTGCGCAGGCAGCGGGAACGAAGGTCGCGTTCATCGGCGACGGTCTCAACGACGCGCCCGCGCTCGCGGCGGCCGATCTCGGCATCGCCGTCGCCAACGCGACGGCGTCTTCGGTTGCCGCGGCGTCGATCGTACTGGTCGACGGCGGCATCGAGAAGCTCAATGCCGCGCTGGCGATCGCACGGCGCACTGCGCGCGTGATGCGCCAGAACCTCATTGCCGCAGCCATCTACAACTTGCTTGCCGTGCCGCTCGCGTTATCCGGAGTCGTGTCGCCAGTAATGGCAGCCGCGTTGATGATCGCCAGCTCACTTTCGGTGACGCTCAATTCGTCCCGCCTCGCTGCCGGCGCGATGAACCGGGACGGCGCTACTGCTGACACGTTCGACACGGACACCGCACATCACCGCAGCACACAGGATCCGGATCTGCAGCGCCCGCCTGCGCCGATGTTCAACACCTGA
- a CDS encoding DUF1275 family protein: MTTGNLRRSVQLFFESTIPKRDPAALHDAAVLGAISLSFALGAVVGGLTTRRLHDAALGVPAIFLFTALLDICRRVLSSRLSGTTADDRGTASAPRGQISNRDR; this comes from the coding sequence ATGACCACCGGCAATTTGCGGCGGAGCGTCCAGCTATTTTTCGAATCGACGATACCGAAACGCGACCCCGCCGCGTTACACGACGCGGCCGTGCTGGGTGCGATCAGCCTCAGTTTCGCGCTCGGTGCGGTGGTGGGCGGCTTGACCACACGCCGTCTGCACGATGCCGCGTTAGGCGTGCCGGCCATCTTTCTTTTCACAGCGTTGCTCGACATCTGCCGGCGGGTCTTATCAAGCCGTTTGTCAGGCACCACAGCAGATGACCGCGGCACCGCATCCGCGCCTCGCGGCCAAATTTCAAACCGCGATCGTTGA
- a CDS encoding SDR family NAD(P)-dependent oxidoreductase codes for MKLTGNTIFITGGGSGIGRGLAEALHKRGNKVIISGRRRSHLDEVVAANPGMAAIELDIADPASISRVAAQLIADYPDLNVLINNAGIMQPDQAGGHIDDALMVSTITTNLMGPIRMTSALIDHLKTRNDAVVAYTSSVLAFVPLAMTAVYSSTKAALHSYILSQRFMLWDTKVRVLEIAPPWVRTDLMNSREAEQAMPLDAFIDETIAVLGTDVDEVLVEGAKQFRENPGPGEHAFVNGLNAQMLEVLGG; via the coding sequence ATGAAACTCACCGGAAACACGATCTTCATCACGGGCGGCGGTTCGGGCATTGGCCGCGGTCTAGCCGAGGCACTCCACAAGCGCGGCAACAAGGTCATCATCAGCGGCCGACGGCGCAGCCATCTCGACGAGGTGGTGGCGGCGAATCCCGGTATGGCTGCCATCGAGCTCGACATTGCCGACCCGGCCAGCATTAGCAGGGTGGCGGCGCAGCTGATCGCGGACTATCCCGATCTCAACGTGCTGATCAACAACGCAGGAATCATGCAGCCTGATCAGGCGGGCGGCCACATCGACGACGCGCTGATGGTGTCCACCATCACGACCAACCTCATGGGGCCGATCCGTATGACGTCTGCACTGATCGATCACCTCAAGACCAGGAACGACGCCGTCGTCGCCTATACCAGCTCGGTGCTGGCTTTCGTTCCGCTGGCCATGACGGCAGTGTATTCGTCGACCAAGGCGGCGCTGCATTCGTACATTCTGTCGCAACGCTTCATGCTGTGGGACACGAAGGTTCGCGTACTCGAGATCGCACCGCCCTGGGTGCGCACGGACCTCATGAACAGCCGCGAGGCCGAACAGGCGATGCCGCTTGACGCCTTCATCGACGAAACGATCGCTGTCCTCGGAACGGATGTGGATGAGGTTCTGGTTGAAGGTGCGAAGCAGTTCCGCGAGAACCCGGGACCCGGTGAGCACGCTTTCGTCAATGGCTTGAATGCACAGATGCTGGAAGTGCTGGGTGGGTGA